A DNA window from Engystomops pustulosus chromosome 6, aEngPut4.maternal, whole genome shotgun sequence contains the following coding sequences:
- the LOC140134680 gene encoding chymotrypsin-like elastase family member 2A, translated as MIPLVVAVLLVAGASGCGVPTYKPSVSRVVNGEEVVPHSWPWQVSLQYIYNGYWYHTCGGSLVAPNWVLTAAHCISSSYTYRVMLGKHNFREAEAGQKTISVIKLINHSRWNPNRLAAGFDISLIKLEQSVEYSDTIQPACLPPAGTILAHNFGCYVTGWGNLQTNGPAPDRLQQGLLLVVDHATCSQADWWGRNVQTNMICAGGDGIISSCYGDSGGPLNCQNDQGAWEVHGVVSFGSSLGCNYYKKPSVFTRVSDFNSWISTTIASN; from the exons ATGATCCCCCTGGTAGTAGCAGTGCTCCTGGTGGCTGGTG CATCCGGCTGTGGAGTTCCCACTTACAAGCCTTCAGTGTCCAGAGTGGTGAACGGTGAGGAGGTGGTACCCCACAGCTGGCCATGGCAG GTGTCGCTCCAGTACATCTATAATGGATACTGGTATCATACATGCGGAGGAAGCCTCGTGGCACCCAACTGGGTTCTGACTGCTGCTCATTGCATCAG CTCCTCTTACACTTACCGCGTCATGTTGGGCAAACACAACTTCCGGGAGGCTGAAGCCGGTCAGAAGACCATCAGTGTCATCAAACTGATCAACCATTCCAGGTGGAACCCTAACAGGCTCGCTGCAGG ATTTGATATCTCTCTGATTAAACTTGAACAATCGGTGGAATACAGTGATACAATCCAGCCTGcatgtctgccccctgctggcacTATCCTGGCACACAATTTTGGCTGCTACGTCACTGGATGGGGCAACCTGCAAA CTAATGGCCCTGCTCCTGACAGGCTGCAGCAGGGTCTTCTGCTGGTAGTGGACCACGCCACCTGCTCTCAGGCAGACTGGTGGGGTAGAAACGTTCAGACCAATATGATTTGCGCCGGAGGAGATGGCATCATCTCAAGCTgctat GGAGATTCTGGTGGACCTCTGAACTGTCAGAATGACCAGGGTGCTTGGGAAGTCCATGGTGTGGTCAGCTTTGGCTCCTCTCTTGGATGTAACTACTATAAGAAGCCGTCCGTCTTCACCCGCGTCTCCGACTTCAACAGTTGGATCAGTACA ACTATTGCATCCAACTAA
- the LOC140134682 gene encoding chymotrypsin-C-like: MMKLVVLALCLAYAYGCGVPAVQPILTRVVNGIDARAHSWPWQISLQYLASTGNWAHTCGGTLISDTWVLTAAHCISSTRVYRVFVGKHNLLEEEEGSEAITPEKIIVHENWNSFFILNDIALIKLSQPVVRSKTVQPACLPSDGALLANDFPCYVTGWGRLYTNGPIADTLQQALLPVVDHATCSKSDWWGFQVRQTMVCAGGDGIVSGCNGDSGGPLNCQVAGGPWQVHGIVSFGSGISCNYEKKPTVFTRVSAYIDWINNKIINN; this comes from the exons ATGATGAAGCTTGTGGTCCTCGCTCTGTGCCTGGCTTACG CCTACGGCTGTGGTGTTCCGGCTGTGCAGCCCATCCTGACCCGGGTGGTGAATGGCATTGATGCGCGCGCACACAGCTGGCCATGGCAG ATCTCTCTGCAGTACCTGGCGAGCACCGGCAACTGGGCACACACATGCGGGGGCACCCTGATCTCTGACACCTGGGTGCTGACCGCTGCCCACTGTATCAG ctccaccCGCGTCTACAGAGTCTTTGTCGGAAAGCACAACCTGCTGGAAGAGGAGGAAGGATCCGAAGCCATCACTCCTGAGAAGATCATTGTCCACGAGAACTGGAACTCCTTCTTTATCCT TAATGACATCGCCCTCATCAAGCTGTCCCAACCCGTAGTGAGAAGCAAGACTGTGCAGCCCGCCTGCCTGCCATCTGATGGCGCCCTCCTGGCAAACGACTTCCCCTGCTACGTCACCGGATGGGGACGTCTGTACA CCAATGGACCCATCGCTGACACTCTCCAGCAGGCTCTTCTCCCCGTGGTTGATCACGCTACCTGCAGCAAGTCTGACTGGTGGGGCTTCCAAGTGAGACAAACCATGGTCTGCGCCGGAGGGGACGGAATCGTGTCCGGATGTAAT GGAGACTCTGGGGGTCCTCTGAACTGTCAGGTTGCCGGTGGACCCTGGCAGGTGCACGGTATTGTCAGCTTTGGCTCTGGTATCAGCTGTAACTATGAGAAGAAGCCCACCGTCTTCACCCGCGTGTCCGCCTACATAGATTGGATAAACAAT AAAATCATCAACAACTAA